Genomic DNA from Fimbriimonas ginsengisoli Gsoil 348:
GGCGACCCAATTGCGTGTTGGAGATCCCTTGCACGGGCGTTCCGTTAACCCAGGTGGGCTCCGTCGGCGCGCTGTCCGCGCCGGGGAGAATGTAGATGGCCGACTGATACGGACCGCGGAAGATCTTGTCCTCCGCCTCATAACCGCCGCCGTTGATTCGGGGGCCAAAGTAGCGCCGGGCAAAGGCGGGGCCGAAATCGTCGGAACGCTCGATTTCGTGCTCGACCGAGATTTCCGGTACGAGCTTGACCTTTCCGCCGGTTTCCGCGGCGACCCAGAGGGCAAGGCGCGCGATCGACTCGTAAGTTCGCCGGAGGTAATACTCGGGCGTCCAACGCTGGTCGAGCCGCAGGACGCCCGCGGCGTCGCGGAACTCGGTTTCCGTCCGCTCGAAGACGACGAAACGGACGCGAAGCGTTGTGGTAGGCGTTATCGCCTTGGTTTGCTCGCCGAATTTTTCGAGCGAGGTCAAGTTGTATCCGGCGAGATATCGAGCCGGCGCCTCGGCGGCAGCTCCGTTCAGATAACCCCAACCGTGCCACGCAAGGATCTCGGCGGATGGAGGCGTTGGGGCCGGAGCCGGAAAGGTAAGATCGACGCTCTTTTTCTCGACGATCAGTCCGCTCGGGGTTTGAGGCGTTGCGGCAGGCGGCGTGCCTTGGAAGCCGAAGAGCGAAGAAGCGACGAGAGCGAAAGCGAGCGTCATATCAATCCAGTACGCGTCAATCCAATACGCGGAAGAGCCGGATATCCTCCGGGCTCATCGCGTGGCCGTCGCCACGGGTGTATTCGAGATCAGCGACGGTGCTCACCTGTTCCAAATCGGCGGGAATTTTCCCGATCAAGTCGAGCACAACCTGTTTGATCTTTTCCGAATTCGATCGGAAGACCTCGAGGACGTTATGGGCGTTCACCGCCTCAGTGCCGGCGTGAACGCCGCTGTCGTAGTCGGTGATCAGGGAGATATTCACCACTCCCATTCCCAGCTCTCGGCATAGGTACGCCTCTGGATACTGGGTCATGTTGATTACTTCCCAGCCGGCGTCGTGAAACCACTTGCTTTCCGACTTGGTCGAGAAGCGCGGGCCTTGGATCACCACGACGGTTCCGGTCTCGTGGCAGGTGATTCCATTTTCGCGAATCGCCTCGATCGCGAGCTTTCGCAGGATCGGGTGGTAGGTGTCCGCGGGGGAGACGTGGGTGACGATCGGTCCGTCGAAAAAGGTGTCTTTACGACCGCTCGTTCGATCGACGAATTGGTCGCATACCACGAAATCGCCTGGGGCGACCTCCAACTGGAGCGAACCCGCCGCGCACGGCGAGATGATGCAGCGGCAACCGAGCGACCGCATCGCCCAGACGTTCGCCCGGTAATTGATCATGTGGGGCGGAATCGTGTGGTGCCGCCCGTGCCGAGGAAGAAACGCCACCTTTCGGCCGTTCACCGTCGCCAAGAAAACCGCGTCGCTAGGGGGGCCGTAAGGGGTATCGACCTTAACTTCGCGAACGTCTTGCAGCAGGCTATAAAAGCCCGAACCGCCGAATACTCCGATTTCTGCGCTATTCATTTTTGGAAACCTAACCAGAAATTGCCCGATAGAGCCCACTGATAAGCAGGTCGACCCGGCTACCGCGCCGTAAGAGGACGTCCGCGTCGAGGGCGCGGATCTTCCGATTCTTGATCGCGTTGATCGACTTGATCCGCGGATCGTTCAAAAGCGCGACGACTCCCGATTGGTCTTTCTTTGCCACACCCACCACGATCACGTCCGGGTTGAGGGCTACGAGCGACTCCGGATTTGCCTTGACGAACGTGGTGCCCGCCGGTCCGATCGGCTCGCCGCCGACGGCGCGGATCATATTCGCGTCAAATGAGTCGGTTCCGGCAATGTAGTGATCGCCGGATGCGCTCGGCATCATCACGGCAACCCGCGGCTTCGGCGTGGGGAGGGCGCCCTGAGCGGTGTTTTGGGCGATATAGATCTTGTCGATATAGTCGCTGGCGCTGGTTTCCTTTCCGGTGAGCGAGCCGAGCTCGAACACCTGTTTTCGGAACGTGTCCAGATCGTTCGCGTCGATCTTGAACTCATCGGCGCCCAAGGTTTTGAGCTTGGCGAGATCCTGCTCGTTGAAGAGCGAGGCATCGTAAACGATGAGGTCGGGGCGCAACGCGGCAAGCTTTTCGTAGTCCGGCTTTACCGAGGCAACGACCGGGACCTTGTCGACCGACATCTTGGGCCAGTCGTCGTACGCGGTCCTGCCTTTCAGGTCGTACATCGAAAGACCCGCCATCAGAAGCTCGGTCGTGCCTGGAGACAGGCTGACGACTTTGCTGTACCGTTTCGGACGGACCTTGAGCGCAACGGAATTGTCGTCCTG
This window encodes:
- a CDS encoding S-methyl-5'-thioadenosine phosphorylase; translation: MNSAEIGVFGGSGFYSLLQDVREVKVDTPYGPPSDAVFLATVNGRKVAFLPRHGRHHTIPPHMINYRANVWAMRSLGCRCIISPCAAGSLQLEVAPGDFVVCDQFVDRTSGRKDTFFDGPIVTHVSPADTYHPILRKLAIEAIRENGITCHETGTVVVIQGPRFSTKSESKWFHDAGWEVINMTQYPEAYLCRELGMGVVNISLITDYDSGVHAGTEAVNAHNVLEVFRSNSEKIKQVVLDLIGKIPADLEQVSTVADLEYTRGDGHAMSPEDIRLFRVLD
- a CDS encoding ABC transporter substrate-binding protein, yielding MRRAASLLLLFAFVFGLTGCRQDDNSVALKVRPKRYSKVVSLSPGTTELLMAGLSMYDLKGRTAYDDWPKMSVDKVPVVASVKPDYEKLAALRPDLIVYDASLFNEQDLAKLKTLGADEFKIDANDLDTFRKQVFELGSLTGKETSASDYIDKIYIAQNTAQGALPTPKPRVAVMMPSASGDHYIAGTDSFDANMIRAVGGEPIGPAGTTFVKANPESLVALNPDVIVVGVAKKDQSGVVALLNDPRIKSINAIKNRKIRALDADVLLRRGSRVDLLISGLYRAISG